In Candidatus Paceibacterota bacterium, the following proteins share a genomic window:
- a CDS encoding Ig-like domain-containing protein, giving the protein MPANKVNPSDPVEVDYIFNSFSTGSLTDGTYDFYAKAFYGSSATVESDHYTVILARTPLAPTSLTVDGAPTASSIKLRWINQSTTADKFTIERKESSLSNYTALPLYEVPNATTYTDGTVAAGTSYDYRIQACRSGSGCSGHSNVITVSSAENCSLTVSLSPDTQAAQYVSPGQSEASLVKFNLFPNCAITLNSLSVSLNGYTNISSLHLYDSSTQVNAVSVAGASASFDGLNIQIPASLTRSIEIRGDINSSAMSGSMVSGSFGSFTATSASGSVGSSNTSVVVGNVMTVSGYAGDTIPPAIPTELAAPKNDYNEVDLSWAASTDNVGVAGYEVWRTNGTWIRLGNSPTTSYIDTTVASGTGYYYKIIAYDAAGNKSPEPSQSAWLFLNTPASTSLPLPPSYVTAESIVGKIVVSWPPAASATKYSIHRKIGTGTYQPLSSNITISYYDDVNVTTGSVYRYKVMGCDATACSTTGTESNSVTYNGGGASCTSLTSAINDADTSYVASEPVNFTWTCSPGGIASNVYMKLYRSDGTVVSSLNSPNNIGTQTLYLSTLNLSIGSYIVKACFESNCSTTATSQTFTVVSGTSTAPAFTVSPIVTEKIGYPSKRIMKVETVSSPTGYTPTNIIGKIKDSSGNIVGNTTFNLVLQTVGYWTYEYDISSLAGNYNFCASGMFNTTSIPWACTTAAFTVATTTPSATSISIYPDVLNSAGTFKTLQITVMPSGTKLYNVSGKIRKDGAFGAIAFDSIALTFDPYSASWRKEFDMGNLAAGGNYVFCAKASLDSTGSNPMPEVCTGIFTIDIAAPVDQTATTTPQLEVYFQNITPLAIKGDVKIAIKTNIEPDIVNFKLQRESGSATYPAANKIDATNFYFLWNTAQYYDGNYTISATAKKGVYEKTAFVSAVVANYSSTPTTTPTTQSTDIFNITFNEAFQPPLSGERTVSISSTQKMDSCKFKVDGPKYAEFPGTNNGMQCSLVLRTLDFPDGKYFIKAIATSGVSTKEIVLDTSFSNQPSTTLPPPNQTSSFYLPPECKDKGYLTPETCQNYMMLPPECRNQNILDQKACEAYMYKYSMPPECVSQGVQTPEECQKIIYLASMPPECRNQGATTKEECDKIMSVQFMLTPECKSANITAADACNTYMIEKFSPPECSSAATQDECNYIMRNSYSTFNDLQPQITQNTFGIAQPAINEFPPECRDARITSPDECKKHMMLLSMPVECRDANVTTGQECEKIMFKKNGPPECIDAGIDDPAECEKFMFKKYAPDDCKATGIFNPEACKKYMLEKYSGKDEIPKDKFPIECQKANANTSEECDKVMKTIYMPQECKDKGITDQKDCDSYFEKKYMPPVCKEAGASTREECDKAMFKKYAPKECLKAGIEKDDECQKYMFNLYAPKVKCDNVEDWQCKKNLEEGHLGNIVSKQAQFAQIKDNSGEMIGKSMKVGALMESKAFENNGMIPLTQKDTSLKVVPAAENMVLNDEDTLVQTGPVAFMIDTDGDNLSDDMESLLGTDPDKTDSDGDGYNDGEEIRTGHDPSGPGLFTGSLSPAEKAMIENITLEHPKTSGEVSETLAVEKIDNASSGNETDALGYLLSGTSDPNSIVTVYIYSDLPLVLTLKANNEGNWEYKLDRSLSDGEHEVYVVVNDETGKIVAKSKPSSLFIKEAKAVSASNYLETSISDLAEKTPAEISSQKYNFILFLSITTALSIFGVMLILRKRKNNPAK; this is encoded by the coding sequence ATGCCGGCAAATAAGGTTAACCCTAGTGACCCTGTCGAGGTTGACTATATTTTTAATTCTTTCAGCACCGGTTCGTTGACCGATGGAACATATGATTTTTATGCTAAAGCTTTTTATGGCAGTTCCGCTACGGTGGAGAGCGATCATTACACAGTAATTCTTGCCAGAACACCGCTTGCTCCGACGAGTTTGACGGTAGATGGAGCTCCTACCGCTTCGTCCATTAAGCTTAGATGGATCAACCAGTCGACTACCGCGGATAAGTTTACTATAGAAAGAAAAGAAAGTTCATTGAGCAATTATACGGCTCTTCCTCTGTATGAAGTTCCAAATGCAACTACCTATACGGATGGTACGGTTGCAGCCGGAACTTCATATGATTACCGAATTCAGGCATGCAGATCCGGATCCGGTTGTTCGGGGCATTCAAATGTGATCACTGTCAGTTCTGCCGAAAATTGTTCGCTTACTGTTTCGCTCTCCCCTGATACTCAGGCTGCTCAGTATGTCAGCCCGGGCCAAAGCGAAGCTTCTTTGGTGAAATTCAACCTTTTTCCGAATTGCGCTATTACACTGAATAGCCTCTCTGTTTCGCTCAATGGTTATACAAACATTTCCTCATTGCATCTCTACGATAGCTCAACCCAAGTGAATGCGGTTAGTGTTGCCGGAGCAAGTGCAAGTTTTGATGGTTTAAATATACAAATTCCTGCAAGCCTGACCAGGTCTATTGAGATCAGGGGAGATATTAATTCTTCTGCAATGTCCGGTTCAATGGTTTCTGGATCTTTTGGATCCTTTACGGCAACCAGCGCCTCAGGCTCAGTTGGCAGCAGCAACACAAGCGTTGTCGTCGGCAATGTAATGACCGTAAGCGGATATGCCGGCGATACAATTCCACCCGCCATACCGACGGAACTTGCTGCTCCAAAAAATGATTATAACGAAGTTGATCTTTCATGGGCCGCATCCACCGATAATGTCGGAGTCGCAGGATACGAGGTTTGGAGAACTAACGGAACATGGATCAGATTAGGAAATTCTCCCACAACTTCATACATAGATACAACTGTTGCTTCGGGAACAGGTTATTATTACAAAATTATCGCATACGATGCGGCAGGAAATAAATCTCCCGAGCCGTCCCAGAGTGCATGGTTATTTTTAAACACTCCCGCATCAACGAGCTTGCCTTTACCTCCGTCCTATGTAACTGCTGAATCGATCGTCGGAAAAATTGTCGTCAGTTGGCCGCCAGCCGCCTCGGCCACAAAATACAGCATTCATAGAAAAATTGGCACGGGGACCTACCAACCCTTATCCTCAAATATAACCATTTCTTATTATGACGACGTAAATGTTACTACTGGCAGTGTTTATCGATACAAGGTCATGGGCTGTGATGCCACCGCATGCTCAACAACAGGAACGGAATCAAATTCTGTAACATATAACGGAGGCGGCGCGTCTTGCACCAGCTTGACTTCGGCTATTAATGACGCAGATACATCCTATGTTGCAAGTGAGCCTGTAAACTTCACCTGGACATGTTCTCCCGGCGGTATTGCCAGTAATGTCTATATGAAGCTTTATAGATCGGATGGCACAGTCGTATCCTCTTTGAACAGCCCCAATAATATAGGTACTCAGACATTGTATCTTAGTACTTTGAATTTATCTATTGGGTCATATATTGTTAAGGCCTGTTTCGAGTCTAATTGTTCAACGACCGCTACCAGTCAGACATTTACGGTAGTTTCCGGCACCTCGACCGCTCCCGCCTTCACCGTATCGCCGATAGTTACTGAAAAAATAGGATACCCTTCAAAGAGGATAATGAAAGTTGAAACGGTTTCCAGTCCGACCGGATATACGCCGACGAATATTATCGGCAAAATAAAAGATTCGTCGGGAAATATCGTCGGAAACACGACATTCAATTTAGTTCTTCAAACTGTAGGATATTGGACATATGAATATGACATAAGCAGTCTCGCCGGAAATTACAATTTCTGCGCAAGCGGGATGTTTAACACGACTTCCATTCCATGGGCCTGTACCACGGCCGCATTTACAGTGGCGACCACCACCCCTTCCGCCACGAGCATTTCAATTTATCCCGATGTGTTGAACAGTGCTGGAACGTTCAAAACACTGCAGATCACGGTGATGCCGTCAGGAACAAAACTGTATAACGTTTCAGGAAAGATCCGCAAGGACGGCGCATTTGGAGCCATAGCATTCGATTCTATCGCGCTGACCTTCGATCCCTATTCAGCCTCCTGGAGAAAAGAATTTGATATGGGAAATCTCGCGGCCGGCGGAAATTATGTTTTTTGCGCAAAAGCTTCTCTTGATAGCACCGGATCAAACCCGATGCCCGAGGTTTGTACTGGAATATTCACCATAGACATCGCTGCTCCGGTGGATCAAACCGCCACAACAACTCCTCAGCTCGAAGTGTATTTCCAGAATATCACACCTTTGGCGATCAAAGGGGATGTCAAAATTGCCATAAAAACAAATATTGAACCCGACATTGTGAACTTTAAACTGCAGAGAGAATCGGGTTCGGCCACCTATCCGGCGGCCAACAAGATCGACGCCACCAATTTCTATTTCCTATGGAATACGGCGCAATATTATGACGGAAACTATACCATTTCTGCGACAGCCAAAAAGGGCGTTTATGAAAAAACGGCCTTTGTGAGCGCAGTAGTCGCCAACTATTCTTCCACTCCCACAACAACTCCGACAACGCAGTCCACAGATATTTTCAATATCACTTTCAATGAAGCTTTCCAGCCCCCTCTTTCCGGAGAAAGAACCGTCTCCATCTCATCCACCCAAAAAATGGATAGCTGCAAATTCAAGGTGGACGGCCCGAAATATGCCGAATTTCCGGGAACAAACAACGGCATGCAATGCTCCCTCGTTCTTCGCACCCTTGATTTTCCGGATGGAAAATATTTCATAAAAGCAATTGCCACAAGCGGCGTAAGCACCAAAGAAATTGTTCTGGATACTTCATTTTCAAATCAGCCGAGCACGACACTGCCACCGCCTAACCAAACATCTTCCTTCTATCTGCCGCCGGAGTGCAAGGACAAGGGATATCTGACACCGGAAACGTGCCAGAATTACATGATGCTCCCGCCGGAGTGCAGAAACCAGAATATCCTGGACCAGAAAGCCTGCGAGGCATATATGTATAAATACAGCATGCCGCCGGAATGCGTCAGCCAGGGCGTTCAGACTCCGGAAGAATGCCAAAAAATAATCTATCTGGCCAGCATGCCGCCGGAATGCCGGAATCAGGGCGCAACGACAAAAGAAGAGTGCGACAAAATAATGAGTGTACAGTTCATGCTGACGCCGGAATGTAAATCTGCCAACATAACCGCCGCGGATGCCTGCAACACATACATGATCGAAAAATTCTCTCCTCCGGAATGCAGCAGTGCCGCAACTCAGGATGAATGCAATTACATAATGAGAAATTCATATAGCACTTTCAACGACCTGCAACCCCAGATAACACAAAACACTTTTGGCATCGCACAGCCGGCGATAAACGAATTCCCGCCGGAATGCCGGGACGCCCGGATCACTTCCCCCGATGAATGCAAAAAACACATGATGCTCCTTTCCATGCCCGTCGAATGCCGGGACGCCAATGTAACAACCGGACAGGAGTGCGAAAAGATCATGTTCAAGAAAAACGGACCGCCGGAATGCATCGATGCCGGAATCGATGATCCGGCTGAGTGCGAAAAATTCATGTTCAAGAAGTATGCGCCGGACGACTGCAAGGCAACGGGCATCTTCAATCCCGAGGCGTGTAAAAAATATATGCTTGAGAAATACAGCGGAAAAGATGAAATTCCAAAAGATAAATTCCCGATCGAATGCCAGAAAGCGAATGCAAACACCTCCGAAGAATGCGACAAAGTCATGAAAACCATATACATGCCACAGGAATGCAAGGATAAGGGAATAACCGACCAGAAAGACTGCGATTCCTATTTTGAGAAAAAATATATGCCGCCCGTCTGCAAGGAAGCCGGAGCTTCGACAAGAGAAGAGTGCGATAAGGCTATGTTCAAAAAATATGCACCAAAAGAATGCCTGAAAGCCGGAATTGAAAAAGACGACGAGTGCCAAAAATATATGTTCAATCTGTATGCTCCGAAAGTGAAATGCGATAATGTGGAAGACTGGCAATGCAAGAAAAACCTTGAAGAAGGACATCTGGGCAATATTGTTTCAAAGCAAGCTCAATTCGCTCAGATAAAAGATAATTCCGGCGAGATGATCGGAAAGTCAATGAAAGTGGGCGCCCTTATGGAATCGAAAGCATTTGAAAACAACGGAATGATCCCGCTCACACAAAAAGATACCAGTCTCAAGGTAGTTCCGGCTGCCGAGAACATGGTCCTGAACGACGAAGATACCCTTGTGCAGACCGGACCTGTCGCCTTTATGATCGACACCGACGGCGATAACCTGTCTGATGATATGGAATCGCTGCTTGGGACAGATCCGGACAAGACGGATTCGGACGGCGATGGATACAATGACGGTGAAGAGATACGGACCGGCCATGATCCTTCGGGACCCGGACTTTTCACGGGAAGCCTTTCCCCTGCCGAGAAAGCGATGATAGAAAACATAACCCTGGAACATCCGAAAACCTCCGGCGAGGTCTCGGAAACGCTTGCGGTTGAAAAGATAGACAATGCGTCAAGCGGAAATGAAACCGACGCTCTTGGGTATCTCCTTTCGGGAACATCCGATCCGAACAGTATCGTAACCGTATATATTTATTCCGACCTGCCGCTCGTTCTGACCCTGAAAGCGAACAACGAAGGCAATTGGGAATATAAACTCGACAGATCTCTCTCCGATGGAGAACATGAGGTTTATGTTGTTGTGAATGATGAAACCGGAAAGATAGTCGCGAAAAGCAAGCCGTCAAGCCTTTTCATAAAAGAAGCGAAAGCAGTTTCTGCAAGCAATTATCTGGAAACTTCCATAAGCGACCTCGCGGAAAAAACTCCGGCTGAGATCAGCTCTCAAAAATACAACTTTATCCTATTCCTTTCCATAACTACCGCCCTGAGCATATTCGGCGTAATGCTCATTCTCAGAAAAAGAAAGAATAATCCGGCGAAATAA
- a CDS encoding HAMP domain-containing sensor histidine kinase, translating into MTIKELIVKNKESFQLGYGLLLIILIPILITVNVNSVIEKYSNNIDKSLQKQLLTVGRSVYALVRDDLSDQAELQKKIDALSKRNSEFQSIEVLTPEALTQEGSDSNESFKVTASLNRAEVGKVIDLYYYNLAWGLKDNDGLATSSFQVLATKDGEALVGDLSRNERFWILAMPMSDASGKKQALLTFKTSSKIIDDLESENRNSAMFWLIITVITTITFLSINIRLWDYALLYNKIKEVDQMKDEFISMASHELRTPLSSIKGYVSLVLEGTFGKIANPEMERSLIRVMASTKRLEELVEDLLSVSRIEQGRLDVELSDVKIEPIVEEINGQLKISADAKNLALIYQRPPQELPPIQCDPERLKQVLVNLVGNSIKYTEKGSVTVSTEMNKDNKLEIRVKDTGIGMSAEEQKRLFEKFYRIKNENTEKIVGTGLGLWITKQIVELMNGKIYIESMKGAGTQFTVVLDPAKSRSSGK; encoded by the coding sequence ATGACCATTAAGGAACTGATCGTAAAGAACAAAGAGTCGTTCCAGCTGGGCTACGGACTTCTGCTTATCATCCTCATTCCGATCCTGATCACCGTGAATGTGAATTCGGTCATTGAGAAATACAGCAACAACATCGACAAATCGCTGCAAAAACAGCTTCTTACTGTCGGCCGCTCCGTATATGCCCTCGTGAGAGATGACCTTTCGGATCAGGCGGAACTTCAGAAAAAGATCGATGCGCTTTCAAAAAGGAACTCCGAATTTCAGAGTATCGAGGTATTGACGCCCGAAGCTTTGACTCAAGAAGGATCCGACTCAAATGAATCTTTCAAAGTGACAGCTTCCTTGAACCGCGCCGAAGTCGGAAAGGTCATAGATCTTTATTATTACAACCTGGCATGGGGACTCAAGGATAATGACGGACTGGCCACATCCTCCTTCCAAGTTCTGGCCACAAAGGACGGAGAAGCTCTCGTCGGCGATCTTTCAAGAAACGAACGTTTTTGGATCCTGGCCATGCCCATGAGCGACGCATCGGGAAAAAAACAGGCCCTGCTCACGTTCAAGACATCTTCAAAGATAATCGATGACCTTGAAAGCGAGAATAGAAATTCCGCAATGTTCTGGCTCATCATTACAGTCATTACAACGATCACTTTTCTTTCGATCAACATCAGGCTTTGGGACTATGCGCTCCTCTACAATAAGATCAAGGAGGTTGATCAGATGAAAGATGAATTCATCTCCATGGCCTCTCATGAACTCCGCACCCCCCTCTCATCCATAAAAGGATATGTTTCTCTCGTCCTGGAAGGAACTTTCGGAAAGATAGCGAATCCTGAAATGGAAAGAAGCCTGATCCGGGTCATGGCATCCACAAAACGGCTGGAAGAGCTTGTAGAAGACCTTCTTAGCGTTTCCAGGATCGAGCAGGGGCGCCTTGACGTGGAGCTGAGTGATGTCAAGATAGAGCCGATAGTTGAAGAGATAAACGGTCAGCTGAAGATCTCAGCAGACGCAAAGAACCTTGCGCTTATCTATCAGAGACCCCCGCAGGAACTTCCTCCGATCCAGTGCGATCCGGAACGCCTGAAACAAGTGCTCGTAAATCTTGTGGGCAATTCCATAAAATATACCGAAAAGGGCAGTGTGACTGTCTCAACCGAAATGAACAAGGATAATAAACTGGAGATCAGGGTCAAAGATACGGGCATCGGAATGTCCGCCGAAGAGCAGAAAAGGCTGTTTGAAAAATTCTACAGGATCAAGAACGAAAACACCGAAAAGATCGTCGGGACCGGACTGGGGCTTTGGATAACGAAACAGATCGTGGAACTTATGAACGGAAAAATATATATCGAGAGCATGAAGGGCGCCGGAACGCAATTTACCGTGGTCCTTGATCCGGCAAAATCGAGATCATCCGGAAAATAA
- the cysS gene encoding cysteine--tRNA ligase translates to MPIKLYNTFSRKLEEFKSIEKDKVRMYNCGPTVYDYVHIGNFRTYLMADFLRRMFEYSGYEVKQIKNITDVGHLTQDDIEAGEDKMLKAAKREKKSPYDIARFYEKSFHEDETKLNILPAFNFPRATEYIPQMIEMIKKLIEKGFAYEVKGSVYYDVDKFADYGKLSGNTLENLKIGARLEAHPDKKNPYDFALWLKADPDHLMQWDSPWSRGYPGWHIECSAMSSSNLGETIDVHTGGEDNVFPHHEDEIAQSEGASGKKFVNYWIHGRHLLVDGEKMSKSKGNFYPISEFEKRKIDPISFRYLCLTTHFTSQLNFTWKSLEAGQNALNKMIEFMGSDENKGEQEEGYVISEFDDKFRESLENNLDTPKALATAWEMIRSKDYSACDKKETLLKFDRFFGFNLKNIKTVSTEIPENIQKLSGERLEARKNKDWKRSDELRDLIEKKGFSIKDTKDGQIIKKK, encoded by the coding sequence ATGCCAATAAAACTCTATAACACATTTTCAAGGAAACTCGAGGAATTCAAGTCCATCGAAAAGGACAAAGTTCGCATGTATAACTGCGGTCCTACCGTTTATGACTATGTGCATATCGGCAATTTCAGGACATATCTCATGGCGGATTTCCTCAGAAGAATGTTCGAATATTCCGGTTATGAGGTCAAACAGATCAAGAACATCACTGATGTCGGACATCTCACTCAGGACGACATTGAAGCCGGAGAGGATAAGATGCTCAAGGCCGCAAAACGCGAAAAAAAGAGCCCCTATGATATTGCCCGATTCTACGAAAAATCGTTCCATGAAGATGAAACCAAACTTAACATACTTCCTGCCTTCAATTTCCCCAGAGCCACCGAATATATCCCCCAGATGATAGAAATGATAAAAAAACTCATAGAAAAAGGCTTTGCATATGAGGTCAAGGGATCTGTTTATTATGATGTCGATAAATTTGCCGATTACGGAAAGCTGTCCGGGAACACGCTGGAAAATCTGAAAATAGGAGCTCGCTTGGAAGCGCATCCCGACAAAAAGAATCCTTATGATTTCGCCCTTTGGCTCAAAGCCGATCCCGATCACCTGATGCAATGGGATTCTCCCTGGAGCCGCGGCTACCCCGGATGGCATATTGAATGTTCCGCAATGAGCTCGAGCAATCTCGGCGAAACGATCGATGTCCACACCGGAGGAGAAGACAATGTATTCCCCCACCACGAAGATGAAATAGCGCAATCCGAAGGAGCCAGCGGGAAAAAATTCGTAAACTATTGGATACATGGACGCCATCTTCTGGTTGACGGAGAAAAGATGTCTAAATCAAAGGGTAATTTCTATCCTATTTCCGAGTTCGAAAAAAGGAAGATAGATCCGATCTCTTTCCGCTATTTGTGCCTCACCACGCATTTCACGTCTCAATTGAATTTCACGTGGAAAAGCCTTGAAGCCGGCCAGAATGCCCTGAACAAGATGATCGAGTTCATGGGATCCGATGAAAACAAGGGTGAACAGGAAGAAGGTTATGTGATCAGCGAATTCGATGATAAGTTCAGAGAGTCTCTGGAAAACAACCTGGACACCCCAAAAGCGCTGGCAACCGCATGGGAAATGATCAGATCGAAAGATTACTCCGCTTGCGACAAAAAAGAAACACTTCTCAAATTTGACCGCTTTTTCGGATTTAACCTCAAAAACATAAAAACCGTTTCAACTGAAATCCCGGAAAATATTCAAAAATTATCCGGCGAAAGGCTTGAAGCGAGAAAAAACAAGGACTGGAAAAGATCCGATGAGCTGAGAGATCTGATAGAGAAAAAAGGGTTTTCCATAAAAGACACGAAAGACGGACAGATCATAAAAAAGAAGTAG
- the dnaB gene encoding replicative DNA helicase, with protein MAQETKNPAFESNKLPPQNVEAEQSVLGSLMIDKNAIIKIADLINPEDFYKNTHGKIFDAMLYLYEHHEPIDILSLSNRLNETGELDGIGGHSYLASLANTVPTAANVIHYAKIVEKKAVLRKLIDNASQIIENSYNETEEVDKILDNAEQKIFAVSQKHVRQDFSPIKPALEEAFDRIDELHKNKGKLRGIPTGFTDLDNILAGLQKSNLIILGARPSVGKSSLAMDIARHAATREKVSVGIFSLEMSKDEMIDRLICAEANIDLWKLRTGKLSSTGENDDFSRIGHAMGILSESPIFIDDTATLNVMEMRTMARRLQAEHGLGLIIIDYLQLIEGRGKTDNRVQEVSEISRSLKGLARELNIPIVALSQLSRGIESRQDQKPKLSDLRESGSIEQDADVVLFIYREDRVNKSTENKNIADILVSKHRNGPIGEVKLYFNEQCTSFKNLDRRHE; from the coding sequence ATGGCCCAGGAAACGAAAAATCCCGCCTTCGAAAGCAACAAACTTCCGCCTCAGAACGTCGAAGCCGAACAGTCCGTTCTAGGCTCGCTTATGATAGACAAGAACGCCATAATCAAGATCGCGGACCTGATCAATCCTGAAGATTTTTATAAGAACACGCATGGAAAGATATTCGACGCGATGCTCTATCTCTATGAACACCATGAACCGATCGACATCCTCAGCCTTTCGAACAGGCTCAATGAGACCGGCGAACTTGATGGAATAGGAGGACACAGCTATCTTGCGTCGCTCGCCAACACGGTTCCGACAGCCGCCAACGTGATCCACTATGCAAAGATCGTCGAAAAAAAAGCGGTTCTCAGAAAACTTATAGACAATGCCTCGCAAATAATCGAGAATTCGTATAATGAGACCGAAGAGGTTGATAAGATACTTGATAATGCCGAACAGAAGATATTTGCGGTTTCCCAGAAGCACGTCAGACAGGATTTTTCTCCGATCAAACCGGCGCTGGAAGAAGCTTTCGACAGGATCGACGAACTGCACAAAAACAAAGGAAAGCTCCGGGGCATTCCTACGGGATTCACCGACCTGGACAACATCCTGGCGGGACTTCAAAAATCAAATCTTATAATTCTTGGCGCGAGGCCCAGCGTCGGCAAGTCTTCTCTTGCCATGGACATCGCAAGACATGCCGCAACAAGAGAAAAAGTTTCCGTCGGGATCTTTTCGCTCGAAATGTCAAAAGATGAAATGATCGACAGGCTGATCTGCGCGGAAGCGAATATCGATCTGTGGAAACTCAGGACGGGAAAACTTTCCAGCACCGGAGAGAATGACGATTTTTCGAGGATCGGCCATGCAATGGGAATATTGTCCGAATCCCCCATTTTCATCGATGACACCGCCACGCTGAATGTCATGGAGATGAGAACAATGGCGCGCCGGCTTCAGGCGGAGCATGGCCTGGGACTTATAATTATCGACTACCTGCAGCTCATTGAAGGAAGAGGGAAAACCGATAATCGCGTACAGGAAGTGAGCGAGATATCAAGATCTCTCAAAGGACTCGCCAGAGAATTGAATATCCCCATTGTTGCGCTTTCGCAGCTCTCGAGGGGCATCGAATCAAGACAGGACCAAAAACCGAAACTATCGGATCTCAGGGAAAGCGGGTCTATCGAGCAGGATGCCGATGTCGTGCTCTTCATATACAGAGAAGACAGGGTCAACAAGAGCACCGAAAACAAGAACATTGCGGATATACTTGTTTCCAAGCACAGAAATGGCCCGATCGGCGAAGTGAAATTGTATTTCAATGAGCAATGCACCAGCTTCAAAAACCTGGACAGAAGACACGAGTGA
- the recR gene encoding recombination mediator RecR, with amino-acid sequence MSYPRPLQNLIDEFSKLPGIGPRTAARFAFNLLRRSDEELSLLSDAIIKLKKDMQICRICFNISEKELCEFCSNSKRDKSTICIVEEAMNIPAIEKTRQYNGLYHVLGGVIRPNEGIGPDNLKIKELTARIKDNGIQEIIIATNPNTEGETTALYLSKLLSKSKIKVTRLARGLSTGSDLEYADEITISSALSGRKEII; translated from the coding sequence ATGTCCTATCCCCGACCGCTGCAAAATCTGATAGACGAATTTTCAAAGCTTCCCGGAATCGGACCGCGTACAGCAGCTCGGTTCGCTTTTAATCTGCTCCGAAGATCGGATGAAGAACTATCGCTCCTGAGCGATGCGATCATAAAACTCAAAAAGGATATGCAGATATGCCGGATATGTTTCAATATATCCGAAAAAGAACTTTGTGAGTTCTGCTCCAATTCCAAACGCGACAAAAGCACTATTTGCATAGTCGAAGAGGCCATGAATATCCCTGCAATCGAAAAAACAAGGCAGTACAACGGCCTTTACCACGTCCTTGGAGGCGTGATCAGGCCGAATGAAGGGATCGGACCGGATAACCTGAAGATCAAGGAATTGACCGCAAGAATAAAAGATAATGGGATCCAGGAGATAATTATCGCAACAAATCCCAATACGGAAGGAGAGACAACTGCGCTTTACTTGTCAAAATTACTGTCAAAGTCTAAGATAAAAGTAACAAGGCTCGCGCGCGGCCTTTCCACGGGAAGCGACCTGGAATACGCCGATGAAATAACGATATCGAGCGCCCTTTCGGGAAGAAAAGAGATCATTTAA
- the rplU gene encoding 50S ribosomal protein L21 produces MIAVIKTGGKQYKVSPSDKLKIEKIEGEEGSKVIFDSVLMVSSKDAKEVVVGEPLIKGAKVEAKILKQGRHDKVTVVKHKAKKRYNRNGSHRQPYTEIEIEKITK; encoded by the coding sequence ATGATAGCAGTTATCAAAACCGGCGGAAAACAATACAAAGTTTCTCCAAGCGACAAGCTAAAGATCGAGAAAATTGAAGGCGAAGAGGGGTCAAAGGTCATTTTCGACAGCGTTCTTATGGTTTCTTCGAAGGATGCCAAAGAGGTTGTTGTCGGTGAACCGTTGATAAAGGGAGCCAAGGTTGAGGCCAAGATCCTGAAACAGGGAAGGCATGACAAAGTGACTGTCGTCAAGCATAAGGCCAAGAAAAGATATAACAGGAATGGTTCTCACAGACAGCCGTATACTGAGATCGAAATAGAAAAAATAACAAAATAA